A genome region from Bufo gargarizans isolate SCDJY-AF-19 chromosome 2, ASM1485885v1, whole genome shotgun sequence includes the following:
- the LOC122928974 gene encoding cytoplasmic tRNA 2-thiolation protein 1 isoform X1, which yields MPVNCSSCETQRAVLRRPKTGHSVCKECFFHAFEEEVHHTIVSAKLFQPREKVGIGASGGKDSTVLAHILKVLNERYNYGLELILISVDEGISGYRDDSLETVKRNQQQYELPLKIVSYQDLYGWTMDQIVKQVGLKNNCTFCGVFRRQALDRGAMMLGVNKICTGHNADDIAETVLMNFLRGDIARLRRCTAITTGSEGAIPRCKPLKYAYEKEIVLYAYFKKLDYFSTECIYSPNAYRGHARAFLKDLEALRPSAIIDIIHSGENLSVKEDVRMPVQGTCTRCGYISSQGLCKACVLLEGLNRGLPKLGIGKHHKLHHKLLAQEPLSEAETRKLKVVDF from the exons ATGCCCGTGAATTGCAGTAGTTGTGAGACACAACGGGCGGTCCTGCGAAGACCCAAGACTGGTCATTCAGTGTGTAAGGAATGCTTCTTCCATGCTTTCGAGGAGGAGGTCCACCATACCATAGTATCTGCCAAGCTCTTTCAGCCACGTGAGAAGGTTGGCATTGGAGCTTCAGGTGGGAAAGACTCCACGGTCCTCGCCCACATCCTAAAGGTTTTGAATGAACGCTATAATTATGGCTTGGAGCTCATTCTGATCTCGGTAGACGAAGGGATCTCTGGATACAGAGACGACTCCTTGGAGACCGTAAAAAGGAACCAACAGCAGTACGAGCTGCCTCTGAAAATTGTGTCTTATCAAGATCTGTACGGCTGGACCATGGACCAGATCGTCAAGCAAGTGGGGCTCAAGAACAACTGCACATTTTGTGGGGTATTCAGAAGGCAAGCTCTGGACCGCGGCGCCATGATGCTGGGGGTTAACAAGATATGCACAG GCCACAACGCTGACGACATAGCGGAAACCGTCCTGATGAATTTCCTCCGAGGGGACATAGCCCGTTTACGGCGCTGCACAGCGATAACCACCGGCAGCGAAGGTGCCATCCCGCGGTGTAAACCTCTGAAATACGCCTACGAGAAGGAGATTGTGCTTTACGCCTATTTTAAAAAGCTGGACTATTTTTCCACTGAGTGCATCTACTCTCCCAATGCCTATCGGGGCCACGCCCGGGCTTTCCTGAAAGATCTGGAGGCTTTGAGGCCCAGCGCCATCATTGACATCATCCATTCCGGAGAAAACCTGTCTGTGAAGGAAGATGTCCGGATGCCTGTGCAAGGAACCTGCACACGTTGCGGCTACATCTCCAGCCAGGGACTCTGCAAGGCGTGCGTACTGTTGGAGGGCCTAAACCGGGGTCTCCCCAAGCTGGGAATCGGCAAACACCATAAACTTCACCATAAGCTTTTGGCGCAGGAACCGCTGAGCGAAGCAGAAACCCGAAAGCTGAAAGTTGTGGACTTCTGA